One window from the genome of Rhizoctonia solani chromosome 15, complete sequence encodes:
- a CDS encoding Retrotransposable element Tf2 protein, protein MATPTSVEYGKVSLEQVTRLLLGLLSQVERLEREIAEIKEAGVETWTNVKNISQTVNVVKDGLKTLQLQGPRTPEGPQPKAVEETPRPIPKVKPTGTTSGAPFWAEAPRAIPGLAQPTPRRVAPPQVLSPPLSPRLQSPIGAPASPPPAPIAAYPAPVKVDHPDAYTGKIGSEAKQWLTRMLAWTRLNSCMFPTDQEVLSFLLMNMKDSAGAWAHPHLDQLGSHQAIIQTVKGFKLEFLAAFGDPDATRAAERKITTLTQSGTCADYITKFRTLAMELDWNNAALRGQFARGLHWEVSCQIATRKHRPCTLLELQNAALVIDNALRKERASHPPRDNKSSRPSNPPRGTSTGQITSSSKKLSNDPNFVLEEEQNHRRAAGACIKCGKMGHKFAECRTGWKATPIEEKGKAKETAKIGKDSKYQSGKEISPLFTISIKPEKQAEHLEVLIDSGATSSFMHPCTAESLRLPLIDLPSPRTVTMLDGSSPQAGKIWKKANLTFSFDGKRITETFLICNTGSHAAILGLKWLDAHNLEIDWNHRTLSFPHAPPEHVAIAEEEEADQNPLNGVPSKYHQYAKVFGEEEFNKLPPHRHYNIGIELTEEGPLNSPLYSMTDAKSATLKDWLRDELKAGKICPSKSSISSPVMFVPKKDGSRRLVVDYCCLNSRTKKNVYPLPCPDDLMAQLRGAKVFTKLDLRWGYNNVRVKKGDKWKTAFRTKYGLYKSLVMTFGLTNAPASFQHFMNDLFKDLLDVCVIIYLDDILIYSKDDITHTQHVHEVLRRLMENQLFCKALKCTFHITLVEYLGIIVSDKGFSLDKLKIQAVQEWPTPTKVKEVQSFLGFANFLRQFVANFSHMARPLHNLVKKDTPWKWDTKEQEAFQGLKNAITNAPVLCHADPSKPYFLETDASGAALGSILSQRQEDGRLHPLGFLSESFKGAEQNYDTHDKELLAIIRSFEYWRIFLEGTLHPVTVFTDHCNLEYWKESRTFNCCHARWHLLLAGYNFQIVYCPGKQSGKPDALSRQSDHANIPPASQTMLPNPVFANVALVTPEKELQRQIEAGLDQDESLEEILQFLQNESKAPPSIKKAFKDYKMEAGLLFYQGRIVVPDVGTLRTDLLHIFHDSPLAGHPGRQQTLELVSRNYYWPGIRADMYWHVDSCETCQRIRKPKYTSIPPQPLELPSRPWQHVSYDMIVDLPKDGNNNSILVIIDSFTKYGIFVKCSKRLKAPELAELFLEHMWKRHGMPEKTISDRGRVFNNKFLQALYKQLGIDPHFSSAYHPQSNGQTEQVNPSIKHFLRAYSGINQRDWTRWLPMAEFAYNNAVHSSTGKTPFKALYGWEPSLTPSNVPTDVPEANELAQTMEAQWKEVEAALWQSKTRMTTGEEGSPTAFEIGEEVWLDAKNISLKTLSSKLLEQCLGPFKVSEKISNRTYQLELPTTMRIHNVFYVGLLSKVKKDDKCTFKNCPPPVTIDREEEYKVEGITDMEERNGKWFFRVKWKGYGSEENTWEPQENLKNAGKILKKYEEEMRKKALGAAKALKGGQCCRHTQYQGIYSHFLGFKQKQTDNIFDHVTSALISYAKRQATSPSALTSAYVATST, encoded by the exons atggcaaccc CCACCTCTGTTGAGTATGGCAAAGTCTCCCTTGAACAAGTTACCCGACTCCTCCTTGGGCTACTCAGCCAAGTTGAACGCTTGGAACGGGAAATtgctgaaatcaaggaagcaggggttgAAACCTGGACAAACGTCAAAAACATATCCCAAACcgtcaatgttgtcaaggatgggcttaaaaccctccagctccaagggCCCAGAACACCAGAAGGACCTCAACCCAAGGCcgtggaagaaacgccacgccccatACCAAAGGTCAAGCCTACTGGAACAACTAGTGGGGCCCCCTTCTGGGCAGAAGCACCCAGGGCAATCCCAGGCCTTGCCCAGCCTACCCCAAGAAGAGTTGCGCCCCCGCAAGTCCTGTCTCCCCCTctatctccgcgtctccaatccccgattggagcacctgcctctccacctccggctccaattgccgcctatcctgccccggtcaaagtagaccacccagatgcctatacaggcaagatcgggagtgaagccaaacaatggctcacaaggatgctggCTTGGACCCGGCTGAACTCTTGCATGTTTCCCACGGACCAAGAAGtcctatccttcctcctaatgaacatgaaggactctgcaggagcatgggcccaccctcaccttgaccagcttgggtcacaccaAGCAATCATTCAAACGGTCAAGGGATTTAAATTAGAGttcttggcagcatttggtgaccctgacgccacaagggccgccgagcggaagatcaccactcttacccagtccggcacatgcgcggactatatcacaaagttcagaaccctggcaatggaactggactggaacaacgcggcccttagaggccagtttgcccgtggcctccactgggaggtcagttGCCAAATTGCAACCCGCAAACACCGGCCCTGTacactccttgagctgcagaacgcagcacttgtcattgacaacgctctccgcaaagagcgtgctagccacccaccaagggacaataagtctagcagaccatcTAACCCcccaagggggacaagtaccggtCAAATCACATCCagttcaaagaaactctccaatgaccccaactttgtgttggaagaggaacaaaatcaccgccgcgccgctggcgcctgcatcaaatgcggcaaaatgggccacaagtttgcggaatgccgcacaggctggaaggctacccctattgaggaaaaggggaaagccaaggaaaccgccaaaattggcaaagactccaagtaccaatcgggaaaaga aatatccccactcttcacgatttcaattaagccagagaaacaagcggaacacttagaagtcctgattgactcaggcgccacctcatccttTATGCACCCTTgtaccgcggaatcactccgccttcCACTCATAGACCTTCCTTCACCCCGCACCGTtaccatgcttgatgggtcaagcccccaggctggcaaaatctggaaaaaggctaacctaaccttttcctttgatggcaaacgtataactgagaccttcctcatttgcaacacagggtctcacgctgccatcttaggtttgaaatggttggacgcccACAACctggaaattgattggaaccacCGGACCCTATCCTTTCCCCACGCTCCACCGGAACATGTGGCAAttgccgaggaggaagaagctgatcaaaatCCCCTTAATGGAGTACCTTCCAagtaccaccaatacgccaaggtatttggagaggaggaattcaacaagcttccgcCCCACcggcattacaacattgggattgaattgacggaagaaggccccttgaactctccattatacagcatgactgacgccaaatccgctacactcaaggattggcttagggatgagctcaaggcaggcaaaatctgcCCCAGCAAGTCCTCTATCAGCTCACCAGTAATGTttgtccccaaaaaggatggatcCCGCCGCTTGGTAGTTGACTACTGTTGCCTTAATAgccggacaaaaaagaacgtGTACCCGTTACCttgtccagatgacctcatggcccagctccgtggtgccaaggtcttcaccaagctagacctgagatggggttacaacaatgtccgtgtTAAGAAGGgcgacaaatggaaaactgcgttccgcaccaaatatggcctgtacaaatcccttgtcatgacctttggtttaaccaatgcccctgcctcattccaacacttcatgaatgatctattcaaggatttactggacgtatgcgtcatcatttaccttgatgacatcctaatttactcaaaggatgacatAACCCATACccaacacgttcatgaggtcttACGGCGGTTAATGgaaaaccagttgttctgcaaagcGTTGAAATGCACATTCCACATCACATtggtggaatacctggggatTATTGTGTCAGACAAAGGTTTCAGTCTGGACAAACTCAAGATCCAAGCAGTTCAGgaatggcccacgcccaccaaggttaaggaagtaCAATCCTTCCTGGGTTTCGCCAATTTCCTCCgccaatttgttgccaatttcagccacatggccaggccaCTACACAACCTGGTAAAAAAGGACACACCCTGGAAGTGGGATacaaaggaacaagaagcattccaagggtTAAAGAACGCCATAACCAATGCCCCGGTCCTCTGTCATGCAGACCCCAGTAAACCCTACTTccttgaaacagatgcatccggCGCAGCcctaggttccatactcagtcaacggcAGGAAGACGGACGCCTACATCCACTAGgattcctgtcagaatcCTTTAAGGGAGCAGAACAGAATTATGATACgcatgacaaggaattactagcgatcatccgttcctttgaatactggcgcatcttcttaGAAGGAACTCTGCACCCGGTCACTGTGTTCACGGATCACTGTAACCTAgagtattggaaggagtcccgtACATTCAACTGTTGTCacgccagatggcacctatTACTAGCCggatataacttccagattgtctaTTGCCccggaaaacaatcagggaagccagatgcACTCTCACGGCAATCAGATcatgccaacattccaccTGCCAGTCAAACCATGCTGCCCAACCCCGTCTTTGCCAATGTAGCACTAGTCACCCCTGAGAAAGAACTCCAGCGCCAAATTGAGGCCGGCCTAGACCAAGatgaatccctggaggaaatattacaattTCTCCAAAATGAGTCTAAGGCACCCCCGTCCATCAAAaaggcattcaaggattacaagATGGAGGCCGGATTGCTGTTTTACCAAGGGCGCATTGTGGTTCCAGATGTTGGTACCCTGAGGACAGATTTGCTTCACatcttccatgacagcccatTGGCTGGTCACCCAGGCAGGCAACAAACTCTGGAACTGGTATCAcgtaactactactggccaggcatCCGCGCAGATATGTATTGGCACGtagactcctgtgaaacctgtCAACGGATCAGAAAACCCAAGTACACCTCCATCCCTCCACAGCCACTTGAACTCCCATCCAGGCCATGGCAACACGTATcctatgatatgattgtagacctaccaaaggacggaaacaacaattccatcctagtcatcaTAGATAGcttcaccaaatatgggatctttgtcaaatgctccaaaaggCTCAAGGCACCCGAGCTAGCAGAGCTGTTCCTGGAGCACATGTGGAAACGCCATGGGATGCCGgaaaagacaatatcagaTAGGGGCAGGGttttcaacaacaagttcctaCAAGCGCTCTACAAACAATTAGGCATTGACCCgcacttctcctcagcctaccacccacaaagcaacggacaaacagaacaagtaaacccctctatcaaacacttcctaagggctTACTCTGGTATCAATCAAAGGGATTGGACaagatggctcccaatggcggaatttgcttATAACAAcgccgtacatagcagcactgGGAAAACTCCGTTCAAAGCCttatatggatgggaaccttccCTGACCCCGTCTAACGTACCTACAGATGTTCCAGAAGCCAATGAGCTAGCTCAGACAATGGAAGCCCAATGGAAAGAAGTGGAAGCAGCGCTCTGGCAATCTAAGACAAGAATGACCACTGGGGAAGAGGGAAGCCCAACCGCGTTTGAAATAGGGGAGGAAGTATGGCTTGATGCCAAAAATATTAGcctcaaaaccctgagcTCCAAACTGTTGGAACAATGCTTGGGACCCTTCAAGGTTTCTGAGAAGATTTCCAACCGCACGTACCAGCTTGAGCTTCCCACTACCATGCGCATCCATAATGTCTTTTACGTGGGACTATtgtcaaaagtcaagaaGGATGACAAATGTACCTTCAAAAATTgcccccctccagtcaccATAgacagggaagaagaatacaaagtagaagggataacggacatggaagaaaggaacggaaaatggttcttcagagtcaaatggaagggctatggatcagaagaaaacacgtgggagccccaagaaaacctcaaaaatgcgggGAAAATTTTAAAGAAGTATGAGGAAGAAATgaggaagaaggcccttggcgccgccaaggcccttaaaggggggcagtgttgtagacacactcaataccagggaatttattcccattttcttggatttaaacaaaagcaaacagacaacatttttgatcacgtgacctcggcgcttatatcatacgctaagcgccaagccacgtccccatctgcgcttacctcagcatacgtagccacctccacctga